One genomic segment of Streptomyces sp. RerS4 includes these proteins:
- a CDS encoding PadR family transcriptional regulator yields MTSSHISNKQDLPPTAWAVLGLLSFPGERTGYELKKWADSSLRFFYWSPAISQIYAELRRLEELGYATSAPSGPEEARAKRRYAITEAGRAALADWARDCAEAGPPVLKHGLLLRIWLGHLAEPERLRAMVTEHVERTRGELAAVRQAMEHAAGVPEWTFPTLALRWSERQHLAELELAEALLTDLAEAGAGAEAGAGAEAGAGAEAGAGAEAGPAGPGSATRQAAGDAPTPG; encoded by the coding sequence ATGACTAGTAGTCATATCTCGAACAAGCAAGACCTTCCACCGACCGCGTGGGCCGTCCTCGGCCTGCTGTCGTTCCCCGGCGAGCGCACCGGGTACGAGCTGAAGAAGTGGGCGGACTCCTCCCTGCGCTTCTTCTACTGGTCGCCCGCGATCAGCCAGATCTACGCCGAACTGCGCCGCCTGGAGGAACTGGGGTACGCGACCTCCGCCCCCTCGGGCCCCGAGGAGGCCCGCGCCAAGCGCCGCTACGCCATCACCGAGGCGGGCCGCGCGGCCCTGGCCGACTGGGCCCGCGACTGCGCCGAGGCGGGCCCTCCGGTGCTCAAGCACGGGCTGCTGCTGCGGATCTGGCTCGGCCACCTGGCCGAACCGGAGCGGCTGCGCGCGATGGTCACCGAGCACGTGGAGCGGACCCGGGGCGAACTGGCCGCCGTACGCCAGGCCATGGAGCACGCGGCGGGCGTGCCGGAGTGGACCTTCCCCACCCTGGCCCTGCGCTGGAGCGAACGGCAGCACCTGGCGGAACTGGAACTGGCCGAGGCCCTGCTCACCGACCTGGCCGAAGCCGGAGCGGGAGCCGAAGCCGGAGCCGGAGCCGAAGCCGGAGCCGGAGCCGAAGCCGGAGCCGGAGCCGAAGCCGGTCCCGCCGGTCCCGGGAGCGCGACTCGTCAAGCCGCGGGGGACGCGCCCACCCCCGGGTGA
- a CDS encoding glycerophosphodiester phosphodiesterase family protein → MTFLTIGHRGVMGVEPENTLRSFVHAERCGMDVIALDARLSKDGALVVLHDAEVDRTTDGVGAVADLTLAELRALDAGQGERVPLLDEVLDAVRVPLQVAVQDRGAAEALAALIERLDLTARVEVASRDAEVLTLAAGAAPGIRTSLRVPRHGADVVERGRVAGARTLALDLRRITLETVESAHAAGLRVTGWTVDTLDQLRLARALQLDGAATGFPEIRSTGRFTA, encoded by the coding sequence TTGACTTTCCTCACCATCGGTCACCGCGGGGTCATGGGTGTCGAGCCTGAGAACACCCTGCGGTCGTTCGTCCACGCGGAACGCTGCGGGATGGACGTCATCGCACTGGACGCACGCCTCAGCAAGGACGGCGCCCTCGTCGTCCTGCACGACGCGGAGGTGGACCGCACCACCGACGGCGTGGGCGCCGTCGCCGACCTGACCCTGGCCGAGCTGCGCGCGCTGGACGCCGGTCAGGGCGAACGCGTACCGCTCCTGGACGAGGTGCTGGACGCGGTCCGCGTACCGCTCCAGGTGGCGGTCCAGGACCGGGGCGCGGCCGAGGCCCTCGCGGCCCTGATCGAACGCCTCGACCTGACCGCCCGCGTGGAGGTGGCCTCCCGGGACGCGGAGGTGCTCACCCTGGCGGCCGGGGCGGCGCCGGGGATCCGGACCTCCCTGCGGGTGCCCCGGCACGGGGCGGACGTCGTCGAGCGGGGCCGGGTCGCCGGCGCGCGGACGCTGGCGCTGGACCTGCGGCGGATCACGCTGGAGACCGTGGAGTCGGCGCACGCGGCCGGGCTGCGCGTGACGGGGTGGACGGTGGACACCCTGGACCAGCTGCGGCTCGCGCGGGCGCTCCAACTGGACGGCGCGGCCACCGGGTTCCCGGAGATCCGCAGCACGGGCCGCTTCACTGCCTGA
- a CDS encoding GNAT family N-acetyltransferase — MSTAQPAALSFRSAVEADIAEVVKLVESAYRGDASRAGWTTEADILDGQRTDAEGVGAIVRDEDSLLLVVERAGELVACCQLEHRGDHVYFGMFAVRPGLQGGGLGKEILAEAERRAREGWGAKEMRMTVVNLREELIAYYERRGYRRTGELSPFPYGDERFGVPLRDDLVFETLVKEL; from the coding sequence ATGTCGACCGCCCAGCCCGCCGCCCTGAGTTTCCGCAGCGCAGTGGAGGCCGACATAGCGGAGGTGGTGAAACTCGTCGAGTCCGCCTACCGGGGCGACGCCAGCCGGGCCGGCTGGACCACCGAGGCCGACATCCTCGACGGCCAGCGCACCGACGCGGAGGGCGTCGGCGCGATCGTCCGGGACGAGGACAGCCTGCTGCTCGTCGTCGAGCGGGCGGGCGAACTCGTCGCCTGCTGCCAGCTCGAACACCGGGGCGACCACGTTTACTTCGGGATGTTCGCGGTGCGCCCCGGCCTCCAGGGCGGGGGCCTCGGCAAGGAGATCCTCGCCGAGGCCGAGCGGCGCGCCCGCGAGGGCTGGGGCGCCAAGGAGATGCGGATGACGGTGGTGAACCTGCGGGAGGAGCTCATCGCCTACTACGAGCGCCGCGGCTACCGGCGCACCGGCGAGCTGAGCCCCTTCCCCTACGGTGACGAGCGCTTCGGCGTGCCGCTGCGCGACGACCTGGTCTTCGAGACGCTCGTCAAGGAACTCTGA
- a CDS encoding DUF5134 domain-containing protein: MHGPAPLFSPSAVSAWLIVLLCAVSGTYCLLRARRAGRAARGGAVGEAVMGLGMAAMAVPSGTGPWGPPALLFVFCGAAAHALWLLRDGAHHAHHFVGSLAMAYMAYVGLAMGSGHGHGTAGLPVVTGVLLVYYAAYVLLGGARLVTAGPAARAFATPTSAAGELTRACRLAMGTGMLAMLLGM; the protein is encoded by the coding sequence GTGCACGGTCCCGCTCCCCTCTTCTCCCCCTCCGCCGTCAGCGCCTGGCTGATCGTGCTCCTGTGCGCCGTGAGCGGTACGTACTGTCTGCTGCGCGCGCGCAGAGCCGGTCGGGCGGCGCGCGGCGGCGCCGTGGGCGAGGCGGTGATGGGCCTGGGCATGGCCGCGATGGCCGTTCCGTCGGGCACCGGTCCGTGGGGGCCGCCGGCGTTGCTGTTCGTCTTCTGCGGGGCGGCGGCGCACGCGCTGTGGCTGCTGCGCGACGGCGCGCACCACGCGCACCACTTCGTCGGCTCGCTGGCGATGGCGTACATGGCCTACGTCGGCCTGGCGATGGGCTCCGGACACGGACACGGCACGGCGGGGCTGCCCGTCGTGACGGGCGTGCTGCTCGTGTACTACGCGGCGTACGTGCTCCTCGGCGGCGCCCGCCTGGTGACGGCGGGTCCCGCCGCGCGGGCGTTCGCGACGCCCACGAGCGCGGCCGGAGAGCTGACGCGGGCCTGCCGACTGGCCATGGGGACAGGGATGTTGGCGATGTTGCTGGGCATGTGA
- a CDS encoding M56 family metallopeptidase, with product MMVPAVLLLLGALTAVLAPRLLARAEWPEREPVVALWVWQCVVGATLLCLALSMLLSAAAAWQAVRGGLFAVAPRGVVDAYALGAAGGPWATGTALALAGGGLWTGAMLTREVLRARARRRAGSAELRLRAPLLPGEDPAATRLVVLEGPRPEAWWQPGSAPRLVVTTAALGRLKGSQLDAVLAHEQGHAAARHDWLLHCSRALSRGFPQVPVFAAFEAEMHRLVELAADDVASRRYGRLTIALALVGLNEDRGVFGPGTGHPQAQVHRRVRRLLSAAPRLSAVQRLRLTALATLVPALPLLVAFVPGLNALR from the coding sequence ATGATGGTCCCCGCCGTTCTCCTGCTGCTCGGCGCACTGACCGCGGTGCTCGCCCCCCGTCTGCTGGCTCGGGCCGAGTGGCCCGAGCGCGAACCGGTCGTCGCGCTGTGGGTGTGGCAGTGCGTGGTCGGGGCGACCCTGCTGTGCCTGGCGTTGTCCATGCTGCTGAGCGCGGCGGCCGCCTGGCAGGCCGTACGGGGCGGGCTCTTCGCGGTGGCTCCGCGCGGGGTGGTCGACGCCTACGCGCTCGGCGCGGCCGGTGGCCCGTGGGCGACGGGTACCGCCCTGGCGCTGGCCGGCGGGGGCCTGTGGACCGGCGCGATGCTGACGCGCGAAGTGCTGCGGGCACGGGCCCGGCGCCGCGCGGGGAGCGCCGAACTGCGGCTGCGCGCCCCGCTGTTGCCGGGCGAGGATCCGGCGGCGACGCGGCTGGTGGTGTTGGAGGGGCCGCGTCCGGAGGCCTGGTGGCAGCCGGGATCCGCGCCGCGGCTGGTGGTGACCACGGCGGCGCTGGGCCGGCTCAAGGGCAGTCAGCTCGACGCGGTGCTGGCCCACGAGCAGGGACACGCGGCGGCCCGGCACGACTGGCTGCTGCACTGCTCGCGGGCGCTGTCGCGGGGGTTCCCTCAGGTCCCGGTGTTCGCGGCGTTCGAGGCGGAGATGCACCGGCTGGTGGAACTGGCCGCCGACGACGTGGCCTCGCGACGCTACGGGCGGCTGACGATCGCCCTGGCCCTGGTCGGGCTCAACGAGGACCGGGGCGTCTTCGGCCCCGGCACCGGCCACCCGCAGGCGCAGGTGCACCGGCGCGTACGGCGGCTCCTGTCGGCGGCGCCCCGGCTGTCCGCCGTACAGCGGCTGCGGTTGACGGCGCTGGCCACCCTGGTCCCGGCGCTGCCGCTGCTGGTGGCCTTCGTCCCGGGGCTCAACGCGCTGCGGTGA
- a CDS encoding phosphatase PAP2 family protein, producing the protein MRSTVVSWAGVGCGLLTVALTALVVVRWVPLAGVDDGLARDLHAYAVAHPGVTHGMRVLSDWAWDPWTMRALAAVACLWLWRRGDRVRALAVGAATLVASGVQQGVKAAVGRERPQWPDPVASADYAAYPSGHAMTATVVCGLLLWLLPARGSRGAAGAAWAVAAVSVLGVGFTRVYLGVHWFSDVLAGWLLGVALVASTVFGCACLGRSPASPQTDDSAR; encoded by the coding sequence ATGCGGAGCACAGTGGTGTCCTGGGCCGGGGTGGGCTGCGGCCTGCTCACCGTCGCGTTGACCGCCCTGGTGGTGGTCCGTTGGGTGCCCCTGGCCGGTGTCGACGACGGGCTCGCGCGGGACCTGCACGCGTACGCCGTCGCGCATCCCGGGGTCACCCACGGGATGCGGGTGCTCAGCGACTGGGCGTGGGATCCGTGGACGATGCGCGCGCTGGCAGCGGTGGCCTGTCTGTGGCTGTGGCGGCGGGGCGATCGGGTGCGCGCGCTCGCGGTGGGCGCGGCGACGCTGGTGGCCTCGGGGGTGCAGCAGGGGGTGAAGGCGGCCGTCGGACGGGAGCGTCCGCAGTGGCCGGACCCGGTGGCCTCGGCGGATTACGCGGCCTACCCCTCGGGGCACGCGATGACGGCGACGGTGGTGTGCGGGCTGCTGCTGTGGCTGCTGCCGGCCCGAGGCTCCCGGGGCGCGGCGGGAGCGGCCTGGGCGGTGGCGGCCGTGTCGGTGCTCGGGGTCGGCTTCACCCGCGTCTACCTCGGCGTCCACTGGTTCTCGGACGTGCTGGCCGGCTGGCTCCTGGGCGTGGCCCTGGTGGCGTCGACGGTGTTCGGATGTGCCTGCCTGGGGCGATCCCCCGCGTCGCCCCAGACAGACGATTCCGCGCGCTGA
- a CDS encoding TetR family transcriptional regulator encodes MVPRSPSVNEELRRRSRERLLQATVELVDERGYEATKLGDIADRAGAARGLVSYYFPGKRQLLQSAVHRLMHLTLEAALEREPRTEDGRELLARAIDAILGLARDHPRLMRTHMAGILQAEGFIQCPEQQRLAYLLRDTVERYGSADVDTDYPLLRALLMGAVVAVLLPGAPMPAARLRAELFQRYGLDWELGVPPGGGPPGGTLPG; translated from the coding sequence ATGGTCCCGCGCAGCCCATCGGTCAATGAAGAATTGCGCAGACGTTCCCGGGAGCGCCTGCTCCAGGCGACGGTCGAACTGGTGGATGAACGCGGTTACGAGGCGACCAAGCTCGGCGACATCGCCGACCGGGCGGGCGCGGCGCGCGGCCTGGTCTCGTACTACTTCCCCGGCAAGCGGCAACTCCTCCAGTCGGCCGTCCACCGGCTGATGCACCTCACCCTGGAGGCGGCGCTGGAACGCGAGCCCCGCACCGAGGACGGGCGCGAGCTCCTGGCGCGGGCGATCGACGCGATCCTGGGGCTGGCGCGCGACCATCCGCGACTGATGCGCACGCACATGGCGGGGATCCTCCAGGCGGAGGGGTTCATCCAGTGCCCGGAGCAGCAGCGGCTCGCGTACCTGCTGCGGGACACCGTGGAGCGGTACGGCTCGGCGGACGTGGACACGGACTACCCGCTGTTGCGGGCCCTGCTGATGGGGGCGGTGGTGGCGGTGTTGTTGCCGGGGGCGCCGATGCCGGCGGCCCGACTGCGTGCCGAGTTGTTCCAGCGCTACGGGTTGGACTGGGAGCTGGGTGTCCCGCCGGGCGGCGGACCGCCCGGCGGGACCCTGCCGGGGTAG